The window CTTTCGGTTGGGCGAGTACAAACGCCAGTGCTTGGGTTGGTGGTTCGTCGCGATGAAGAAATCGAAAACTTTATCCCTAAAGATTATTTCACCCTGCATGCGTTGATTCCCTATCAAGATCAGAACGGCGCCTTTGATATTCGTGCGCGTTGGAAACCAAGTGAAGCGTGTAAACCTTGGCAAGATGAGGAAGGACGCGTTTTAAACCGAAAACTGGTGGAGAACGTTGCTGCTCGTATTAAGAACCAGCCAGCCACGGTGAAAGAATCTGAGCAAAAGCAAACCAAGCAGTCAGCGCCGTTACCTTACTCTTTGTCTGCATTGCAGATAGATGCAGCGAAACGTTATGGCATGAGTGCGCAGCAAGTACTGGATACCTGTCAGGCATTGTATGAAAAGCATAAACTGATCACTTACCCGCGTTCGGATTGTCGTTACCTTCCGATGGAACACTACGCACAAGCGGGTTCCGTGACTTCGGCAATTGGTAACAATGCTAAAGAGCTACAAAGTGCCGTTCAGGGTGCGGATTTGACGATCAAATCAAAAGCATGGAATGACAAAAAAGTGGATGCGCACCATGCGATCATTCCGACACCTAAGCAAGCTAACGTGAATGCATTATCCGCTAATGAGATGAAGGTGTATCAACTGATTGCCCGTCAATATCTGATGCAGTTTTATCCTGCGGCCATATACGCCGAAGCGAAGCTGGTATTTGATATTGCAGGGGGGACCTTTATTGCCAAAGGTCGTCAGCTCGTCTCCCCGGGTTGGAAAGCTTTGATGGGTAAAACTGACAAAGAAGACGATGGGATTGATGCTGTGCCACCTTTAGCAGAAGGCACGGTGCTTACTTGTCGGGAAGGGGAAATAAAAGACCGCAAGACAGAGCCGCCAAAACACTTTACTGAAGCGACACTGTTGCAGGCCATGACAGGCATTGCCCGTTATGTTGCTGATAAAGAGTTGAAGAAGATTCTGCGAGAGACAGATGGCCTTGGAACCGAAGCGACCCGAGCCGGCATTCTCGATACGCTTTTCAAGCGCCAGCTTTTGACTCGCCAAGGCAAGTCCATTTTAAGCTCACCTGCTGGCCGAGGTTTGGTTAATGCGCTTCCCCAAGATGCGACTTATCCAGATATGACGGCACACTGGGAGTTCCAGTTACAAGGAATGGCAGAGAAAAATCAAGCCTATCAGCCGTTTATGCAATCGTTACAGCAGAGAATAGATAGCCTGATGGGGCAGGTTAAGTCAGGGCCAATCCCTGAGTCTTTGCGCCATTTACCTAAAGTGGAACGACCTGCGTTTAAGCGCAAGAAGCGCAGTTATTCTAAGGGCAGTGGTGCTAAGTCTGGTACAGCAAAACGGAAGTCATCTTAAAAAAACAAGCGGCACTTTCACTCTACGGTCATTCCAGCGAGCCAGAACGAGACTAGGAATCTAATATCAGCGCGTTGAAAAAACTATAGCAACAATGTTCATGTGGAGTCGTTCCTCACGCTCCTTCGTCGCTTTTCGAGGAAGACAGAGTACGTTCAATGTTAGAGAGCGGCATTGCAATCAACAGTGCCGCTTTCGTATTAAACGTGACTACTCAAACAAACTGCCATTCTTCTCAATTGCGCCTTTAACATCGTCTTGAGTCAGAACACGCTTGCCGAGGTCTTGTTTAACTTGCTTACCCAAATCAACAAGGGCATCTCTGTTTGCTTGGGTTTGACGCTTACCTGTGCTTTTTAAGCAATAGTTGAGTTCATGCTCTTCACTAAAATTTACCAGATCTTTATCCGCAGCCATTGTTACTCTCCTGAGTGGTTTGATAACTCCACTAAGTCTGGATTGCATACGACGAAATTCAAGTTTAGATGTAAGAAAGGTTGCATAATATCCATATTGTCGAGACATGGCGTTCGCTCTGAAAACCTTAGCAGTGAAATGGCATTTTATTCAATGGATGAACTTGGTACTATTTTGCCACCAATGTTAAAAAGAACCTTCCATGCTGCCACTTATCTATCACCCAATCTACTCACAACTCGATTTGCCCGAAGGGCACCGCTACCCAATCATGAAGTATCAATATCTGTATGATGCGGTGTTGGAGATGTTAGAAAACGAAAGCTGCCAAGAGCGAGTTGAGTTTTTTGAGCCAACAGCGCTTTCTGTAAATGATATTAAGCGCGTTCACGAGGCTGAGTACGTCGATTTATTGGTCAGCGGTACGATGCCGGCGGCTAAAATGCGTCGTATAGGCTTTCCCTGGAGTGAAGCACTGATAAGCAGAACGCTGACTTCTGCAGCAGGTACGCTTATGACGGCTGAAAAAGCGCTGGAACATGGTGTGGCTTTGCATTTGAGTGGCGGATACCACCATGCTCACAGAGACTTCGGCAGTGGTTTTTGCCTATTTAACGACTTGGTGATAGCAGCAAAGCATATGTTGGATCATGACGATGTCGATAAAATGCTGATCATTGATAGTGATGTACACCACGGTGATGGTACGGCAACCTTGTGTCAGGAGGAGCCGGATATTGTCACGCTTTCTTTTCACTGTGATAAAAACTTCCCGGCAAGAAAGCCTGAGTCTGATCTGGATGTCCCTTTGGTAAGGGGAACCGATGACGAGACGTTCTTGATGGCGTTTAAAGAAGTGGTCGAAATGGCGCTGAATCTGCATCGTCCTGATATGGTGATTTACGATGCTGGGGTTGATATACACACCGACGACGAGCTGGGTTATTTTGATGTCTCCACAAAAGGCATATTGGAGCGCGACCGTTTTTTGATGCAACTGATGAAAGAGCGAGGCATTCCTGTCGCGGCTGTCGTCGGTGGTGGTTACCGAAGCAATCATGAAGATCTTGTCCCGATTCATATGAATTTGATTCAGGCGAGCTTGGAAGTTTTTGGCTAAATAGCACCTCGAAACGAGATCCTGAATAACGCTCCTTCGTCGCTGCTTAGGATGACGGGAGACTTAAAAAATGCCGTTCGCTGTTAAACGAACGGCACTCAGCTTTAGAAACTCGGTTCTCGTTTCACAAATACAGTTACAGCACTTTTGCCAAAAACTGCTGTAGACGAGGATGAGTTGGGTCATCAAATACAGCTTGAGGGCTGTCATCCACCAACAATTTACCGTCTTCCATAAACAACACACGGTCGGCAACTTCACGGGCAAAGCCCATTTCATGAGTTACGATAACCATGGTCATCCCTTCTTTTGCTAATGACTTAATAACATCCAGTACTTCACCTACCATTTCAGGGTCGAGTGCTGAAGTTGGCTCATCAAAAAGCATCAGATCAGGCTTCATTGCGAGTGCTCGGGCAATCGCAACACGTTGTTGCTGACCACCGGATAAATGCGTTGGGTAGTTGTTCATACGATCTTCCAAACCAACGCGTTTGATCAACACTTTCGCCTCGCCTTCCACTTCATGTTTCGGGCGCTTAGCCACCTTCAATGGCGCTATCATTACGTTTTCCAACGCGGTCATGTGTGGAAATAGGTTAAAGCTCTGGAATACCATTCCAACGTTTTGACGCAAAACGTTGATGTCGGTGCTTCGCGCATACATGTCGAAACCATCAACAATGATAGTCCCAGTGCTTATCTCTTCTAACTGGTTCAATGTACGTAAGAACGTTGATTTACCTGAACCTGAAGGCCCGATAATCACCACCACTTCACCACGTTTTACCGTTGTTGAAACCGATTTTAAAGCGTGGCAGCCATTAGGGTAATACTTGTCTACATTATTGGCGTAAACCATATCTTCGCCGTTGTATTCACTAGTCACTGGCTGATAACCTCTTCTCTAAACGTTGAATTGCCCAAGACAGAGTCCCGGTTACTAGTAGGTAAAGTGCCGCGACAGTGAACCACACCTCGAAAGGTGCAAAGCTGCCACTCACAACTTCACGACCCGCTTTAGTTAAGTCGGTAATGGAGATAACTGAAACAAGCGAAGAGTCTTTAATCAGGTTAATAAACTGACCAGCCAAAGGTGGCAACGTACGCTTTAGTGCTTGTGGCAGAATGATGTAGCGCATTGCTTTTGGATAGGTCATACCCAGTGAGCGCGCCGCTTCCATTTGGCCTGTTGGAATTGCCTGAATACCTGCACGAACAATTTCTGCAACGTAAGCACCTGTAAATACAGATAATGCTACTACCCCTGCGGTGAATCGATCAAAATCGAGTACGGTTCCGATAAAGAAATAAACGATAAAAATTTGCACCAGAAGCGGTGTGCCGCGAATCAATTCAACATAGGTAACCGCTAAATTTCTCGCTGTTTGATTCTTCGCAACCCGCATAAGGCCGAATATCAGGCCAAGTAAGACGGCAAAAATGAGGGAGATAAAGGATATTTTTACCGTCACCCATAAACCGTGAGCAATCGGTCCGAATTTCCACTCGTTTAGCTGTGCAACAGTGTCACCTTGAAATACCAAGTCACCGTTTCCAACTAAAAGTGTTGTGTAATGATCGATGATTTGAGGCTGGCTAGCGTCATCAAACTCAATCGTTAAATGACCTGCGTTAACCACTGCTGTGCCGTCACCGTTTGCACGGAGTTGTTGCATTTCGGTATTGACGACATATGGCCAGAGACGATCCCAATGCCAGTTATAGTTAATACTCTTCCCAGAGAAATAGACCGCGCCAATCAGCATGGCCATTATTAGGACATAAATTCCGTGTCCTATCCATTTTGAGGATTTAGACTGCATCACTCAGATTCTCTTTTTTTTTATGAACAGGGCAACTTGCGTTGCCCTGTTGACTATAGTTTTAGTTCGCAAGGCTTAAAGCATATAACGTTAATTATTGAACTTGTTTCAGCCAGTCATCAGACTTGAACCACTTGTCGTACATGCGTTCGTAAGTACCATCACCTTTGATTTGGCGTAAGTAGTTATTCAAGAAGTTTAAGAAGTTAGGGTCATCTTGACGAATCGCCCAACCTAGAGGCTCGTAAGTGAAAGGTTCAGCTAGGTGTCCAACTTTGTCTTTGTTTTGAGCTGCGTAGATCGAGTTGTATGGAAAGTCATAAACGAAAGCATCTGCTTTACCGTTAACAACCTGAAGAACTGCATCCACTTCTGTGTCGTAAAGGTCAATTTTTGCATTGAACAGGCGTTTCTTCGCCGCTTCTACACCAGTAGTGCCTAGCTTAGTTGAAACAGTGTATTTAGGATCATTTAAATCAGTGTAGCTCTTAATCTTACCTTCAAGCGCTGGCGAGAGGATAATGGACTGACCGATAACAATGTATGGGTCAGCAAAGTTAACTTTTAAGTTACGCTCAGGAGTGATCGTCATACCACCCATGATGATGTCACATTTGTTTGTTTGTAGCGCAGGGATAATGCCATCCCAAGCTGTGTTGACAGGAGTGTACTTAACTCCCATCGAACGCGCCATGTGCTTACCCAAGTCGATATCAAAACCAATGAAACGGCCATCTTTGGTTTTCATTTCGAAAGGCATATAGCCAGCATCAAAACATACTTTTAGTTCACCTGAACTAATAACACCTTCTAGGTCAGACTTTGCCATAGCTTGATTAGAACCAAGCAGAGAGCAAGCAAACACAAGTCCAGCTGCTGAAGATTTAATAAATTTTCTCATAATATCCCTTATAAAAAATCTTGTTATTTTTTTGTTCGTCCAATGACAGATACGATTTTGCATTGAGTGTCACGCAAACGCGAACTTACATCAAAAACCACAAGATAATGCAACACGATCTAGCAACGCTTCAATAATATTCTGAATTTAAATCCAATAAAGTGCTATATATATTCAATTTTCAGCGAAGAAGGTGGCTCAAATCCCGAATCAAATCGACCGGAGACTCAAGACCGATTGAAAGCCGTACGACTCCCTTGCCCGCATCGCGGTAAAAGTTCGCTTTTTGTTCTGGGCTAAATCGATAAGTAGACTTGTCCAAATCATCAGTTTTTAACACCACGGCTAAACTTCGCTGATGTCCAATCGAATAAGCGTAATAAAACATCTTCGATTCATGCGCAAATCGTTGCTCAATCAGTTCGATGTCCTTTACTTGGAATGCAATAATGCCGCCAAAAAATGCCATTTGCTGTTTAGCCAGTGAAAATTGTTGATGTGACTCAAGACCGGGATATAAAACTCTTTGTACATTCGGGTTGTTTTCTAACCAGTTGGCGATGGTATGAGCTGACTCACACAGCGTTTTCATACGTGGATAAATAGTCTCCATTCCCCGCATAATTAACCATGCGCTTTGTGGGCTTAAAGATGCACCAAAATAGACTCCGGCAACGCTTCTAAGCTTGCTAATCAAGGCTTTCGAGCCTAAAACGCATCCGCCGAGAACATCGCCATGGCCGTTAATGAATTTGGTTAAAGAGTGAACGACCAAATCTGCTCCAAGATCAAGTGGTCGTGTAATAACCGGTGTTGAAAACGTCGAATCTGCACTCAGTAAAATTCCCCGGCTTTTAAGCAATGAGGAGAGCGCTTTTATATCAGATAGCCTTAATAGAGGGTTACATGGTGTCTCTATGTGCACCAACTTGGTGTTTTTGCGTAGAACCTTTTGCACATTAGTAGTGCATGTAGTGTCAACTGCTGAAACCTCAATTCCATATTGAGGCAAAACTTGGGTGGCAAACTCGTAAACGGCGGCGTAGCAAACATCACTGATAACTAGATGGTCTCCCGCTTTCAGTAATGACATAAACACAGCCGTAATTGCTGCCATACCGCTTGCTGTTGCGAGTCCATCTTCTGCCTGTTCTAAAACGGCTAAACGTTCTTCGAGTAAACGAACCGTTGGGTTTGTCCAACCTGCGTACAGAAAAGGTGCGTCGGCGAGATCTTCCATGCCTTGTGCGGAAAAAGCACCTTCATTGGGCAGAAAGCTGTGATTTACCGACATCACTATATTCGGTGCGATGGCTTTTGTTTGAGGGTCAGGTTGAATAGCTGCATGAACAGCCAAGGTTTCGGGTGCTAAGGTTTCAGGAGCGAAGTTTTGAGAGTCAATAGATTCTGGAAGCAGTCCAAATTTGAAATCATCGTTATGCATTATTGTTTAATCCAGTCGTTGTCATTAGCCATAAGTCTGTTTGGCTGAAATCAGTTTTTAGTTCTACTCCGAACGAATGGTTTAATTGTGGGTTCCAATTGGTGAGTAAAATCCGCTATTCTTGGTTCGACACGGAAGATTTCCCGCATTTAAAACACAATAATGCGGAATAACAGTAAGAGGAAAACCATGGGTGATGTAACCACTCTGGATAGTTTCGATAAAAAGATTCTGGAACTAATGCAAAGCAACTGTCGTTTGGCAAGTGAGGTCATTGCCGAGCAAGTCGGCCTGTCGGCTTCTGCAGTACAGAGAAGATTAAAGCGTTTAAGGGAAGAAGGCGCGATTCAAGCCGAAATAGCTGTCATCAAGTCAGATCTTTCTACGAACCCAATGACGTTTATTGCGGGTATTGAAATCGACAGAGATAACTACTCAGTACTCAATAAATTCAAACGCTGGGCAGAGTCTCAACCTTCCATACAGCAAGTGTTTTATGTCACAGGTAATGTCGATTTGATGGTTGTGATTACAGCGGAGAGTGCAAAAAGCTACGACGGGTTTGTTGAGCAGATTATGGAGCAGTTCCCACAGATTCGCCGCGTCATGACCAACGTGGTACTAGATACACCAAAACAAAGTCTCTATCTGCCTCTTGAGTAGTCTACCTGTAGGGCGGGGCCTATAAAACCCCGAGAGAATGTCTCTTATCAGAGTTCTATTACTTAGTGGGCAATGCACATCGGGGTATTAGCGACAGGGTCCTGAATGACTCGCGCATCGAGTGAAAATACGTCCTTGAGCAGGTTTTGAGTAAAAACATCGTGCGGTGTGCCTTGGGCTACGAGCTGACCTTTTTTGAGTACTACTAAGTGATCACAGTAGCGACATGCCTGATTCAAGTCGTGTAATACAACGATCACCGTTTTTCCTTTGTTGTTCATCTCGCGCATGATCTTCATCAGTTCAATCTGATGAGAAAGATCCAGGTAGGTCGTGGGCTCATCCAGCATCACAATATTGGTGTCTTGCGCCAGAATCATGGCTATCCAGGCCCTTTGCCTTTGTCCTCCGGATAATGATTCAACTGTTTGTTCCGCCAAGTCATCTACGCCTGTTTCCCGCATTGCACTCGCGACCATGTTCTTGTCATGCTCGTCCAATTTACCCCAGTGAGAAAGGTAAGGTGAGCGACCGTATTCAACCAGGCGTTTTACTGTGATTCCCTCTGGCGTTTCTAATACCTGAGGCAATAAAGACATTTCTTGTGCCAGGTGTTTGTCACGGTATGATTTCAATGCCTTTCCATTAAGCAAAACCTCACCATTGGTTGGCATATTAATTCGAGCCAGTGTTTTGAGTAAGGTTGACTTACCACATCCATTTGGGCCGATAAGAGCAGTAATTTTGCCTTTTGGTAGTGTGAGATTGAGCGCTTCAATAATGACCTTGTCACCATAAGAAACGTTTAAGTTATTTGCAGCTATCATCACCAACCCTTGTAACGTTGTAATAAGAAAATAAAGTAAGGTGCACCAATCAAAGAAGTTAAAACACCGGCTGGAAGTTCTAAAGGAGGATGTATCCCCCTCGCTAACGTGTCGGATACCAATACCATTAGTGCGCCAAGCAAGGCAGCGCCTGGCACAAGCAACTTATGATTATGACCAAAAAGCATTTTTGCTAAATGTGGTGCCAGTAATCCAACAAAGCTAATTGTGCCGCATACCGACACACTGACACTGGCAAGAATAACGGCACAAACCAGTGAGAGTAACTTGATGCGTTTTGGTTTAATGCCAAGTGAAGTCGCGCTATCTCTACCGTGGAGTCTTGCCAGACAAAGACATCAAATCTGTCACAGAGAATGAGGTCACCTTCGAATATGTAGATGGTAAGACGAAACAGCGAAGATCCCGAACACTACCTATAACACGGTTCCTATGGTTGATACTTCAACATGTTTTACCCAAAGGTCTTCAGCGAGTCAGAGACTACGGCTTTCTTCGCGGCAACGCCCATCAACTCTGCCTACAAATCCAGTTACTGCTTTTATCTGCGAGCGAACTCTACCAGTCTGTAGCCAGGACTGAACGCCAGAAAATGGTACGTAGTTGCCCTTGTTGCCATCATGAAATGGCTTGTGTTGGAGTCAGCCGACCGAGTTAGCCGAAAGGCAAAAAGAATAAGGATAATGGAGACGGCTATGACAGAAAGGTCGCCTATGAATAGAGCTTAACAGGCGAGTTCAGCTAAAGGTGTGAGGCTATCAGGCCGCACATCATGACACCGTTCGCTTCAAGAAAAGTCACATCTTACCTAGACGCTAAGCTCACCAGACACAATTTACATATAAAGAAGAGGCTCGGGCTTGTTCAACTCTGAATAACGCTGTCGGCTGCGCGACAGCTATTCTTATTTGTTAGAAAAAACGTAGCTATCAAGTCGGTGACCATTCAGATTAAGCATTCAGCTTGAAAGCAAATAGCGTGTTGTCTAGGGGGAAGAAGCGCCAAAAATTTAGTTATTGACGCCATAGTCGTCTGTTATATTTTATTGCTCTGCAAATTTAAATTCACTTGTCACATACACTGGTATATTCAATGAATTAGACTCAGATGGTACATATTCAACTTTGCTTAGAGCCTTTAACGCGATGAACCCCCATTCCCCCTCAGGAGATGACTCTACGATTGTAGGATTAAATATCTCTCCATTCGAATCTATTAAATAGTTAATTTTCACAAAACCACCTGTTTTTGGTAGCTTTATATTGGGCTTTACACTAAACCTAGACTTTTCAGACGACTGAACCCAATAATCGTCTAAGTCTTGTTGCTCAACTTTTATGGGTGATTGTGTCAGATAAACTTCCTGTTTTGATGCACAACCACCTAAAGCTAAAAGACTTATCGATAATATACTCAAAATTCTCATTTACACTCCTTGTAAAATATAACTCTTTGATACGGGATGAGCAGCGCAATGCTGAAGACTCATTAAGCCACCTTACAATTTACAATCAACAAGTTGAACCGATAAAAGATAGTCAGTTCACAAAATCGAGCATTCGCTCTAAGTGGAAACGGGGCATTTCTGTGCTATGCCTCGTCAAAAAAACTTTGGACAGTTTCAATTCATAAACAAAATCAAACTTAGCTCATTCCAAATTATGAAAACGGTGGGATCGACAAATTTAATGACCAACAATACAGTTACGACCTTGGCTTTTAGCCATATACAAAGCTGAATCAGCTCTGATGAAGGCACTTTGTAATGTATCCTGAGAAGTTAAGTTACAGTAGCCAATGCTAACAGTAATGGGAACCTTCATATCTGTTAATAAGCTTTGTGATTCAACCGATGAATTGATTGCCTGTAACGTGACCAAAGCCTGCTTCGAATCTTTATCAAAAATAAAGATAAGAAACTCCTCACCTCCATAGCGACCAACCAAATCGCCCTTTGTGACACTGTTAGACAGAATATTAGAAACACAAACGATAGCATTATCACCAACGTCATGACCAAAGCGGTCATTCACTTTCTTGAAATGGTCAATATCGACAATGGCCAGAGTCCCCTGAATAGGTGTGTCACTTTGAAGTAAGTGGGAAATTCGTTCATTCATGTAACGGCGGTTAAACAACCCTGTCAGTTCATCCCGAATGGATCTCTCATAGTGCCAGTCAATTTGATTAAAAAGAAATAATGACAGTAGTCCGCCTAACAAAAAGAAGCAGACGATGTTTTGAGTCACAACAACAGCGACACGGTAATATTCAGGTTCACCTGTCAAAGCCAATGCAAAAGTAGGAAACCCCGCAGCAACAAGGCAAACCAGTGCAGATAAAGCCAGCATAAGCTCACCCTTACCATTTGAAGCTCTATGTTTGTAGCAAAGTAAAAATGTCGAAACATACACAACAGAAAAATTTGCAAACGCTAGCTGAACACGTAATTCAAGAGTACTTGGTATGTATTGATAGATAAGAATCTGCATCGCTGTATACAAACAGATATGAATAATTGCAAGCCTCCATATCCACGGCTTAATATCTTGCTTATACCAGCTTATAGAGCCAAATAACAATAAATACGCAACCGTCATATACATAAAGTTGTTTAATAAAACAGAATAAATAAGCGGAAGCCAAGAACGAATAGCCATTGCAGCAAATGCAAAACCAAACAGTAGGAAAAAATAAAAGAAATAACGTGCTGATCGACGTTGATAGTGAGACAACCCAGAACGAATTTGAGATAAAAATATACAGCCAACAGTACTACAAACAATATTGTTTATGATGCTGGCAAAATCGATAAGGCTTGAACTTGAATTAATCACTACTTCTTTGCTTAGAGTAAGTGGGGCAAATATACAACTGGTAACTATGTGGT is drawn from uncultured Vibrio sp. and contains these coding sequences:
- a CDS encoding DNA topoisomerase III — protein: MSRLFIAEKPSLGRAIAAALPNPQKKDQGFIRCGNGDVVTWCIGHLLEQVEPDAYDERYKKWNMADLPIVPEQWQLRPRKSASKQLTVIRKLLKEATEVIHAGDPDREGQLLVDEVLDYCKLSKTKKQATQRLLISDLNLPAVKRALSSMRSNRDFIPLSVSALARSRADWLYGMNMSRAYTLLGQKAGYQGVLSVGRVQTPVLGLVVRRDEEIENFIPKDYFTLHALIPYQDQNGAFDIRARWKPSEACKPWQDEEGRVLNRKLVENVAARIKNQPATVKESEQKQTKQSAPLPYSLSALQIDAAKRYGMSAQQVLDTCQALYEKHKLITYPRSDCRYLPMEHYAQAGSVTSAIGNNAKELQSAVQGADLTIKSKAWNDKKVDAHHAIIPTPKQANVNALSANEMKVYQLIARQYLMQFYPAAIYAEAKLVFDIAGGTFIAKGRQLVSPGWKALMGKTDKEDDGIDAVPPLAEGTVLTCREGEIKDRKTEPPKHFTEATLLQAMTGIARYVADKELKKILRETDGLGTEATRAGILDTLFKRQLLTRQGKSILSSPAGRGLVNALPQDATYPDMTAHWEFQLQGMAEKNQAYQPFMQSLQQRIDSLMGQVKSGPIPESLRHLPKVERPAFKRKKRSYSKGSGAKSGTAKRKSS
- a CDS encoding histone deacetylase, whose product is MLPLIYHPIYSQLDLPEGHRYPIMKYQYLYDAVLEMLENESCQERVEFFEPTALSVNDIKRVHEAEYVDLLVSGTMPAAKMRRIGFPWSEALISRTLTSAAGTLMTAEKALEHGVALHLSGGYHHAHRDFGSGFCLFNDLVIAAKHMLDHDDVDKMLIIDSDVHHGDGTATLCQEEPDIVTLSFHCDKNFPARKPESDLDVPLVRGTDDETFLMAFKEVVEMALNLHRPDMVIYDAGVDIHTDDELGYFDVSTKGILERDRFLMQLMKERGIPVAAVVGGGYRSNHEDLVPIHMNLIQASLEVFG
- a CDS encoding amino acid ABC transporter ATP-binding protein, giving the protein MVYANNVDKYYPNGCHALKSVSTTVKRGEVVVIIGPSGSGKSTFLRTLNQLEEISTGTIIVDGFDMYARSTDINVLRQNVGMVFQSFNLFPHMTALENVMIAPLKVAKRPKHEVEGEAKVLIKRVGLEDRMNNYPTHLSGGQQQRVAIARALAMKPDLMLFDEPTSALDPEMVGEVLDVIKSLAKEGMTMVIVTHEMGFAREVADRVLFMEDGKLLVDDSPQAVFDDPTHPRLQQFLAKVL
- a CDS encoding amino acid ABC transporter permease, producing MQSKSSKWIGHGIYVLIMAMLIGAVYFSGKSINYNWHWDRLWPYVVNTEMQQLRANGDGTAVVNAGHLTIEFDDASQPQIIDHYTTLLVGNGDLVFQGDTVAQLNEWKFGPIAHGLWVTVKISFISLIFAVLLGLIFGLMRVAKNQTARNLAVTYVELIRGTPLLVQIFIVYFFIGTVLDFDRFTAGVVALSVFTGAYVAEIVRAGIQAIPTGQMEAARSLGMTYPKAMRYIILPQALKRTLPPLAGQFINLIKDSSLVSVISITDLTKAGREVVSGSFAPFEVWFTVAALYLLVTGTLSWAIQRLEKRLSASD
- a CDS encoding transporter substrate-binding domain-containing protein — encoded protein: MRKFIKSSAAGLVFACSLLGSNQAMAKSDLEGVISSGELKVCFDAGYMPFEMKTKDGRFIGFDIDLGKHMARSMGVKYTPVNTAWDGIIPALQTNKCDIIMGGMTITPERNLKVNFADPYIVIGQSIILSPALEGKIKSYTDLNDPKYTVSTKLGTTGVEAAKKRLFNAKIDLYDTEVDAVLQVVNGKADAFVYDFPYNSIYAAQNKDKVGHLAEPFTYEPLGWAIRQDDPNFLNFLNNYLRQIKGDGTYERMYDKWFKSDDWLKQVQ
- a CDS encoding PLP-dependent aspartate aminotransferase family protein; translated protein: MHNDDFKFGLLPESIDSQNFAPETLAPETLAVHAAIQPDPQTKAIAPNIVMSVNHSFLPNEGAFSAQGMEDLADAPFLYAGWTNPTVRLLEERLAVLEQAEDGLATASGMAAITAVFMSLLKAGDHLVISDVCYAAVYEFATQVLPQYGIEVSAVDTTCTTNVQKVLRKNTKLVHIETPCNPLLRLSDIKALSSLLKSRGILLSADSTFSTPVITRPLDLGADLVVHSLTKFINGHGDVLGGCVLGSKALISKLRSVAGVYFGASLSPQSAWLIMRGMETIYPRMKTLCESAHTIANWLENNPNVQRVLYPGLESHQQFSLAKQQMAFFGGIIAFQVKDIELIEQRFAHESKMFYYAYSIGHQRSLAVVLKTDDLDKSTYRFSPEQKANFYRDAGKGVVRLSIGLESPVDLIRDLSHLLR
- a CDS encoding Lrp/AsnC family transcriptional regulator → MGDVTTLDSFDKKILELMQSNCRLASEVIAEQVGLSASAVQRRLKRLREEGAIQAEIAVIKSDLSTNPMTFIAGIEIDRDNYSVLNKFKRWAESQPSIQQVFYVTGNVDLMVVITAESAKSYDGFVEQIMEQFPQIRRVMTNVVLDTPKQSLYLPLE
- the fecE gene encoding Fe(3+) dicitrate ABC transporter ATP-binding protein FecE — its product is MIAANNLNVSYGDKVIIEALNLTLPKGKITALIGPNGCGKSTLLKTLARINMPTNGEVLLNGKALKSYRDKHLAQEMSLLPQVLETPEGITVKRLVEYGRSPYLSHWGKLDEHDKNMVASAMRETGVDDLAEQTVESLSGGQRQRAWIAMILAQDTNIVMLDEPTTYLDLSHQIELMKIMREMNNKGKTVIVVLHDLNQACRYCDHLVVLKKGQLVAQGTPHDVFTQNLLKDVFSLDARVIQDPVANTPMCIAH
- a CDS encoding transposase — protein: MKSRYLYRGVLPDKDIKSVTENEVTFEYVDGKTKQRRSRTLPITRFLWLILQHVLPKGLQRVRDYGFLRGNAHQLCLQIQLLLLSASELYQSVARTERQKMVRSCPCCHHEMACVGVSRPS
- a CDS encoding energy transducer TonB, translating into MRILSILSISLLALGGCASKQEVYLTQSPIKVEQQDLDDYWVQSSEKSRFSVKPNIKLPKTGGFVKINYLIDSNGEIFNPTIVESSPEGEWGFIALKALSKVEYVPSESNSLNIPVYVTSEFKFAEQ
- a CDS encoding GGDEF domain-containing protein, translated to MINSSSSLIDFASIINNIVCSTVGCIFLSQIRSGLSHYQRRSARYFFYFFLLFGFAFAAMAIRSWLPLIYSVLLNNFMYMTVAYLLLFGSISWYKQDIKPWIWRLAIIHICLYTAMQILIYQYIPSTLELRVQLAFANFSVVYVSTFLLCYKHRASNGKGELMLALSALVCLVAAGFPTFALALTGEPEYYRVAVVVTQNIVCFFLLGGLLSLFLFNQIDWHYERSIRDELTGLFNRRYMNERISHLLQSDTPIQGTLAIVDIDHFKKVNDRFGHDVGDNAIVCVSNILSNSVTKGDLVGRYGGEEFLIFIFDKDSKQALVTLQAINSSVESQSLLTDMKVPITVSIGYCNLTSQDTLQSAFIRADSALYMAKSQGRNCIVGH